caaactgcatttaattattagttattattaacctctggctctcttctaCAGCACGTCTTTGTCCTGTCCTCCTCCCCCCtgcccccaaccggtcgcagcagatgggcGCCCCTCATTGAGCATGgttttgctggaggtttcttcctgttaagtgcttgctcatagggggtcatatgattgtcttgattttctctgttttctctgaattattgtagggtctttaccttacaatataaagcgccttgaggcaactgttgttgtgatttggtgctatataaattaaactgaattgatATGAAATACAGTCTCATGTGTTGTTCATCTGAGATTGCATTTCCTAATGTTAATATCTGATAAGGACCAGATTATCTTTATTATGTGTTATACACTCCTTAGGGTTGAAATAGGGCATTCTTACTTTTTGCTATCGCTCTATCTTGATTTCGCAATTTAGGTGTTTTcaaccctccaacgcatagtgagagctgcagagaggatcattggtgtctctctcccctccctccaggacatttacagcacccgtctcactaaaaaagccctttgcatagcggctgatcccacgcacccaatgcaaagcttcttcaagctgctgccgtcagggaggagactgcggagtctccaggccaggaccagcagactgaaggacagcttcatccatcaggctgtcaggaagctaaactccctcccgattctgcccccctctcccctcttctccaccacggtctcactgaactctgtcacacacacacacacactcactctctgacgcactcactggcctgctccagtcactttgtggagcattggactgccattacctcataagactttgctgttacactatctcttaccgtacactactaaatctccatttgcactatttgcctattttgcaccactatgccttcttacttgaatattgtatattgtatattgcatagcttttttttttttttgttatacgtaaaattgtattgtatttatttaaatttttactttttaattattttatttgcatttttctaatcactagggtttgagagtaacgcaatttctattctgtgtatgtcctgtacatgtggcagaattgacaaataaagttgacttgacttgacttgacttgacttcaaatcatattttttcattatgGATAATTAGATCATCCATAATGATTACCAAAAAGAATTTCACTGCGGCACCACCATGTAATTTATAACACTGCTACATCACTGCAGCAAAGGGAGATTGTAAGCCATAATGTCAGCAGAAGTAAGCTTTATAACTAGTGTTTAAGTTGCTCCTAACATCAGTCCTGACTGAATGGGGTCCCTACAGAACCTTGAACACACAAAAGAACATTATCATTATTTGATAGTGAAAAGTCAAGAAGGCCAACAGATTACATCAATCAAAACAGGCCAGGCCAACAGGGAAGGCGATTTTTTAAATCCCTCAACTCTACATTTACAGATGTGAATTTTGGCATTAAGTCAATAAAATTGCCTCGCTGTGGTTAGGCTAAGCAGTAAGTGCCAGAAATGGCTCGTTCCGTCACTATCAGTGATCAGCAGCAGACACCTGAGTGCTGCTGGGCCTGAGACCCAGCAGAATCAAATGTCATGTCCAAAATGATTAATAAGGAGTCACTCTAATATAGCAGGTAGGCTACCAACTTGttattaaaaagcaaaactCTATTTAGCTGCACATCAGGGAAATTAAAAAAGCTAAATGtgcaaaaagaagagaaatggccttaatgtataaaataacaaccaaaaaaaaccaaacaaataacaCTAGTAGTTTGCTGAACTCTTTTTATTAATCagtgaaacacaaagaaaaacgatCTTTACCTTTATATTTACAATTGCTTATAATACCTGTACATTCTTTCTGGACTTCAAGGGCTCTGTAGCAACAGAataacacacatatacaaatgtaagaaaataataatttacatACATAGTTTTTgccagaaaaaaatcaaaacattcaGGAcagcagttttgtttgtttcatgttCAAGTCACTTCATCATCCTGAATTAAAGATAGATCCTCAACTTTAAATTCTCTAAATCCTCATCAGTGATAACCAACTTTGATTCTTTAATATCAAAATAtgtcatttctgtctgctgAAAAATGTTCTGCAAAGTTTTGGCATGAGGggactgaaactgaaaaatttTCCCCAAAACACATTGTTATTTAACTCTAAAAATAATTGTCTTGCGTTTCATCATCAAAATGTAGACGTCAAAAGATTgaccaactttcttctgattggctctcCCTTTCAAACAGAAGGATTCAATAGCAGGTTGCAGCAGCCAAAGCTGATttcctgagatgaccatattagcaCTTTGAAGTCTGAACTTTTGACTCACAGGGATTACTTGTACATACACTGAACCCAAAATCTGGCCACTGCGCTCATGCATACATAACAAAAAAGAAGATGTCCTCTTTAATCAGGACTGTTTTTAGAGAATAATGAGGTAAACGAGGTAAAATGGCAACAGCGGAGAGGTAACAGTGGCTGATGGAAGATATAGACCATATGACAACTGATGACACAATGTAATAAAGTCGCTAAAATATGATAGAATTAGGGACAAGATAAATTTATGATGAAAATATTAGTTAGAACCACCACTTCATTGGATACTGCTGCAATAAGACTCCTTAATACTTTTCATAAATGCTAAGTCAGTCTAGTCTAACTTCAGCTCTCACTCCATCAGTGACCTTTTTTTACATGTCAGCCTGAGAAAAAACCTTCACACTAAACTCTCTAAATACTGCTATTTTCAAGCAGGTgtgttctcccagtttaggtcattcagtctgcagcagctgttaaCCTCACTGAAACGATGCACACGCTTTTTCCTAAACTGCTACACCTTCACTTCACTTTGtccatgtcaatggctgtgattGGCTCTTCCTGCTGGACAGCCATGCCCCCTGCTGACTGAGTGCAGGTGTGTTGATGGTCCTTCCAGTCCTGTGGACAAAAGAGACGGACGTGTGAAGTGACTGATTTTGAAAATCAAGTAGCAACCTTTTggcatgaaaaatgaaaagaaaaatgtcaaaaactgcCTGCAAGGCCTCAAACATGTGTTTACATTGTTAGTGCCTTTATGAACATTTTAACTGAATGATCTGACAAATAGTATGGCTTCCTGTGTGGTACAGATCATCTAGAAGTCTGTGCTTCAGTTTTAGTGGGTAAAGTTCTAGTATTGCAGCATAGTCTGACTCCATCCAATCATTTAAATCATGATTAAAAACGCACTTATTTAATCATTCTTTCCCGGTTAGTTAACGCCTGTATTTTATACTTAATTCCAATTTTATCTTTCTTTATATCTTTTTCTACTTAAAACCTGTGTGTTTTTAGCTACTTTGATTtgatattcatttttattcttgtgtaattagTGCCATTGACCTGTAAGCATATTCAGTACTTTGTTAATGGTCTTATATTATTCATGTTTTAACctgctgttttattgtgaagaacTTTGGTATACCGTTGGTTTTtcaatgtgctatataaataaagttgtattgtattgtattgtagtGTAGTCTATAGTCTGTTACTTTATAAAAATTATAGTGTACCTATGAGGGGATTAGTTTATGAATGCAGCTTGCTGAcaatatttgttaactttagcTGATAATTTAGGATTACCTCCAAATATGGTCAcctctggaaaaaaaacatggctGCAGCCAACACACGTATATTAAGGCTTTAAAAACCAAACCAGTAAGTTATAATATTAGCTATTTGCAAATATATCAGTAAGaagaaacagcagaaacactttACAGGCATGTTATGAGttttattttgcacaactcttcAACACCCCTGTTGGAAACACGTTTGAAACCCAACAAATCCAACTACCAGCTGATTTGAATGTAACAGAGTAATCAACGACTGCTGTaacaataaattattttttaaactgcactGTCATGAAAAAACATTAGTAAAGACTCATAACAAATGTCAGGGAAATCTGtctattttttgtgtgtctgacagAAAAAAGACAGTTGAGTCTTACCTTCCTCTGGCAAAATGTGGAGCAGTAGTTGACTTTGTGACAGCCTGTGCACTCACTCATCGCCACCCGGCCACAGTTTACGCACATCTGCTGCAGAAACAAAGCAGGAGCCTGTGAACATGATAGCTACAGCATTCAGCTCTGCAGATGATTCATCAAGAACTTTGTCACTGAGAACTCTTGTCTTGATAACTCGTTATATCTATATGTTTCTTTACAGTATATGGTATAATCCAAAAgcttgattaaaaaaagaaaagaagactaAAATTCTCTGCttccatgtgttttttttttttatatttacactGGAGTTTTAGTTACACGAGGTGTTCAATGCAGTATTTGTGCCTCAAACTTTTGGGGTAATTTGCAAATCAGAATTTTTTAACAATAAGATGTAAATAAtcttaaaaaatgtattcattcCATGACCCAGGAGCTAGTTGCTATAATTACTACATTGCACCTGACCCTTTTGGCACCTCCTGCAGATGATGGACCCACAGAATGACTGGGCCATGTGACTCATTCGGGCTCAGCCCCATGGGTTAAAGACTTTGATTACTAGGACCCTCAAAACCCTCCAACATGACAAGGTGGCAGCTGCAGGCATGAGAAGTCCATTCCATGTCAGAATAGAAGCAACAAATTaaagtatctcagggtcttaTTCATGAATGAGGGGAAAGTCACGTGGgagactattaaaaaaaacaaacaaacacctaaTTGTGAAATGTAGTGTGCTTGGAACTAAAAGTGTGGATGTCTCAGGTCACAATACTTCTTTAAGACTTGTGCTAAATAAGAAATGTAAGGAATTTCAATAATATTTTGGAGCAAGTGAGTGTGTATGTAAGCATGTCATACATTGATGATGATCTCAGTGATTTCAGTGCCCCTCTTAGCTTCAGAGTCATCTGGCTGCTGAAATGAGATCTGGTTCTGAAACGGCTGGGTAAGACCACActaaacacgcacacacgcacacacacacacacacacacacacacacacacacacacacacacacacacacacacaaaacaaagattAAAGTCAAATCCATTTGTTGTTACTGCTGATCTAAATCTCACaccttttgtgtatgtgtgtgtgtgtgtgtgctcacctCCTTCCTGCCGCCATTACTTCTGACCCCTACAGGGTCCCCTGCAGAGTTTTTGGCCTGTTCGATCAGAGCCTTGAGCTGCTGGACATTGTTCAGCAGTGTGTTGGCCATCTCCTCCAGGTATATCCAAGTGTTCTTCTGCCCCTCGCTCACTATTGGCTCTGCTCCCCCAATAGGCCCCACATCAAGCCCAGCCACAAGCCCTGCCGATGGAGACGCCGCTGCAGCTGCCACTGCGACTTTGGCCTGAACTGGCTGATGAGCAACAGCTAACGCTGGCAATGCCGTTAGCACTGAGCGAGAGAAGAAAAGACAGCTGTGGATCTTTTTCTGCTACACTGTCTGAAATTTGCTGTTACAGTTTCATGAAAATCTGGTGTATCCTATTATTAGAATATTTCCTAAGATCAACTAAAAAAATGGATTTACAATAAAGAAATGTCCAACGTCTGAAAAGTATCTTTATGTACAAACTCAGTATTTGGCTGAATGTCTTTGCCACTAACTGCTGATTCAGCATGGTGTGGCATTGAGGTGATCAGCTTTTGGGCCTGCTGAAGTGTTTTTGAAGCCTAGGTTGCTTTGGTATCTCTCATTTGCATTTCTGGGTTGGCTGtttctcatcttcctcttgaTAATACCCAACAGGTGAGGTTCAGGTGAGGGGGATTGGCTGGCCAATCAAGCACGGcaataaaatgatcagaaacCAATTTGATagcagtttcaaaataaatgcgCTTTGAAATCATTTATCTAAGGCGTTTTTTATGTCTCACTTTGTGAATGTAAAAACCCAACAAGGTACATGAGTTGGAAATTACCCGTAGCGATAAATGTGCTAAAGCAGGCAAGACTCCAGCACCTTGAACTGCAGTTTACAACAGTAGTCTTCTGCTCTGCAGCCTCAGAGAGCTCAGCTTAGGTTGAACCAGCTCTCAAACAGGTTCTGGTTAGAGTGATTGACCAGCTCGCAGACAATAATCAGAGCAGAAAAAGGACCATTGTAGTCCCAGACAATGGATTATGGATTGTCTACAGAACTGGGCAATGAGTCTCCACAAGTAGTCACACATGTGAGCTGTCTGAACTGCTTCTGTGTCCTTCACCACAAGGTTAACGAAGCAACCCAGGCCTCAGTGCTTCTGCTTGTAAgctttgtcatcattttaagtccACAGAATCAtatttaattagattttttgtaCCTTTTTCTGTCAGGGTAGTAAGAAAGTAAGAGTCTACTAAAGTGTTATAGTGTAAAACACACCACCATTTACCTGTGAGAGCACTCACACACCTTTTTTGTTTCTCAAGGATGTGTTAAAACACAGTGTGTGATAGATGTCTGGTTATTTTTAGACTTGGACCTGTCTGTATCTCAGCTGGTGATGGTTTAAAACGGCCACACATTGGAAGTGTTCGAGTGATTCACTGTACTCCTTGCTTTAAGTGCAAACAGACCAAATTGTATTTTGGATGTTGATTAAAATAACTACATTCTTCTTTAATAGCAGCTTTGCACACTTCATAGGCCTGACACCTGGAGGTTTTTCATTAGTCTTGAGGTTCCACATATTCTGAGCATGTTTTGGCTGCTTTTCCTACATTTTGCAGTCAGACTCCTCCCACAGTATCTGAGCTTTTTTGATTATAAGCTTTTAAAATGTCAATGTTTTTGAGTTTTGCTGAGGTCCTTTTTTATTAAGTTAACACACAGACTACTTCAGTAAAAGAGCCACAACGGTGACATTTACTGCCATCAAGACAGTCTCCAGAAAAACAGTCAAAGCAGGCTGAATTCTGAAGGCTATCAAAAGGAAACttcttgttttttggggtttttttgaaatccaaaatcagactgacttgatattgaATAAGTAAAACTGTGAAGGTGTATATTGTCGATCTAGAGTGAAATGACTTTCCATATAATAGGgttcaaacacaaaaacaaaaatatatacatatccTGCATGGATGTTGATTAAAACAACTAAATTCAAAACCAAACGGTTTGGTTTTCCATGCAggatatgtatatatttttgtgtttgtggaggTGAATAATTTCAAGGACCAATGGGCTGATTCCCACACTGAGAATTGTGATTGTTTAAGTGCCTACTCAAACAAATGCACTACAATGTACGACTGAATGAATTCTCAGTCACTCAGGGGATGGTACCTGCCGTGCTGGCAAACACCTCGCTCTGTGCCGAGCCCTCTgagatgatggcagcagcagcgtcGCCTGTTGGCGTGCGGTCAAAGGTCAAGGTCCCAGAAGTAGTGAACTGCCCAGATGGGGACACTGTGACTGTAAGAAACAAACAGAAGTGTGATTCATGTTTGGACAACAAATAGTTTAAAGGTTGGGCTTACATTTTTTACTTTACAGATCTGATTTTGAGAACTTGAGAATaaacttttaattaataaaattttTCAGGAACACAAATTTAAGTACAGGAAATGATTTGAGAAGGAAGATGAATTCTAGGTCAAAACAACTATCCCTGGCTGTAAGTGCACAAAGTTACCAAATCATGAGCTGTGAGCACATGTGACCTACATGTGGTTCCCGGAGTCAACGTAATGTTCTTGGTAGCAGGAAGTTCCTTCTTGGCAGAAATGATCACAGGCTCAGTGTCCTTCTTTCGTCTCTTGTACGGGACAAAGAGGCGTACGGGGCCGGTCTGAGTCAAGCAGAAAGGGAACAGAGATAAAATCAACGCAACATCTAAGAAATCAAATGAAAGCAGAGACAACAAAATGACTGCTGATACCGATAAACCATTACTGTTTTAAAATCATGTCTGTTTTAAGATAGTCATCACTAAGTACTTACAGTTATATTTAGTTACATTTCTATTAATTTAagtaacaatgtaaaaaaacaaataaaaaaaaatatatatattgtgcaGTAACTAAAATTATTAACTAATAATAATTGCATAAGAAGGTTTTGGTGCAAATGTTGTTGTTACTGGGATGTCTAGTGAAACTAAcctgaacagaaaacaaaaattcaaaatgaagttattattattatcatacaTTACTGTAAAGGGCTAAATGTTAGCGCTCTAATGTGCAGCTGTCATTTCACAAgtaacagcagcacagagagtgCACTTGTGCTCTTGCGATGACCAAATCACCAGATTCTGGTGCAGCCTTATTTGATGTCATAGAGCTGTATCAGCTGTTCCTTTGAGTAGCTGGTGCTCAACTGATCCATTTGATTTTGTGGTACAAGATTAGAGCAATGTGTCACATGCTGCCATCTATGTGAGCATGGAGGGAACCCGAGTTAACAAAGAAAACCAATAACCATCGCGCGACACATGTTATATATGTTTaggttttgagttttgttgagCCAGTAAGGAAAGCCCAGACTGCTTTAATTTGCTTTGTTGTATATTTTTGATTCATAGAGACTTAATCAAGAAGCCTCAAAGCTTAAATGATGCCTCAAGAAAAATTACATGTGAAGCCCTTGTGTCGCAGAAGAAGTAGCTCCCTTCTGTGTTTAAACTGGGGACTAGAAGAAGGCCTAAAAAAGAAGCCATCTTGTTTATTAATAGGCACACTGCTCTAATATTCACCCTGAGATGTGATCACAGCACAGACTGAGAgaatcattattattttgtttaatgaTAATGTATCTCCATATAGATCGCAAGATAAAGCATCTGGAAATGAAGTTATAGTGATGgacatttacaaaaaacaaaaaaacaaaaagaaaaaatcatttACCATGCTGATATTTTCTTCTCCCAGAGAGTCTCCCTCCTTTGGACACTAATGATGCAAAAAATAAGACGAACACAAACAGATATTATTCAGATATTATGTGTAACATCTCAGATTAtgataatttaaataatttctaATTAACAGGCTGATTTAAAAGCTCATCAGGACTTGTCCACTTCACTCACCGCTATCAGGTCATCACAGCAGGCTGCACAGGTACAGGAGGCAGCATGGGGGTTCAAGATACGCTCCTGCAAACACAGGTTTACTGCATGAGGTTTTGCATGGACTTGGCCCACCTCCTTTTATAAACAAAGGACTAACTAGAAAAAAAGTTTTAGAACagtaattgttttctgtgtgactttatcagtctctcacattgttgtTGAGAAATTCTggctcactcttctttacaacgttgcttcagttcattgaggtttacAGGGGTTCATTTATGCACATCTCTCTTAATGTCAAAGGCCATTGCAACATCTTgatacttttctttttcagctattcTGTTTCATATTTGTTGGTGTTCTTAGGATCATTGTCCAGCTGCATGAGCCAATCAGTCGATTTTTAGCTATCAGACAGATggtctcacatttgactctagaatactttgctAGTTTCGTGGCTCAAGATTAGCTTAGGAAAATCCAAATTCACAAATTGGAAATGCAAATTTCTTTGCATCACACAATACAGTGCAGCACTGCAGTAGTACGATAGTGAGATAGTAGTGAAGCAGTATATTTAATTACCTGTATGAGGCAGAGCAGAGGTCTGCCAGCATATCTGATGCTCCTCTTCCAGTCTTTGCTGCTTGCTCGCCCTGCGAGACCTTCAAACTCAGTGGGAGTGTACCACTGCTGGTTGTGTTTGATGCAGCGACCTTTGCCCCCTGACAAAACACAACACTGTGAGTGTGGGCAGCAATAAAACAAGTAACtcaaaatatacacagtataaaaGAGTCTTGACTATAATATTTCACTCTGGATAGAAGTACCTTTGATTTTATCCCAACTACTTCTCAACACATTTTAGTGTTGGGGGCTACACCCTCTTAATGGCACAAAAATTTATTGCTTGTCCCGTCTAGCTCAACTTCATGTTCCAACCTCCCATCAAAACTctagcataaaaaaaaaattgtcctttttttttttttggccacctgtcctgtttggttcttttgccatcagaattattgtctgaaggcaAAGAGAGAAGCCCAACGGaattactttaccaagtggaccATCCctgccttgccgtattggtccatttgattgacttttgttattattatttatttattttattttcagttgttgcagatgggacagacatgaccgGGGGGAGGGAGGTCAAGATTTACAGCGCACAGTGttctttgaggtaggagccaaaaagggtgtagtttgtgtctgtgagcacccgtgtgtacacctgtgagcatgagcgcgcttgtatttaaaaggttccttcatgtaatgatctgctacggcatgaagcaggtatagaggagatccaggctccagacatccagaggcccctagagcacaagagaccaaggaagaccaacggaGGGGCAACTGCGCCACTATCCCAGAAAgtgctgaggagagccccagatgaggggtcactcagcagccgcggagcagaagccagggggggttgcaatgacgtgcccgtgagctccgccggcagccagctgtgctagagtgaccgagccccaggccgagaggcctagggcaccccaccccgaaagtggcccgagcgagccccaggctccaggccccgataagcagccaccaaggagtgagccggtgcgtacctggacgcccatccccggacacaaagacccaccaatgcaccgatgtctgagggcgtctgcaaCTGGCAGGGGGAGTgctggggggagataggcctccataccttggagggcctgagatgtccccagagaggtggcgtctgatacccgacctgacatatagacacaaacaaacaggcacacacagatacaaacatccattcccaccctcatgctctcatatgcaaatactcagcactcacccaacgtggagacagacatacagagacactgtacacacaatcacactccccaaacgtAGTCTATAccccaggtctaggtacccttgcccctggagggggaaactgcatcCAGACCCAGGTAGTGAATAAAAAATTGTTCTGCACCAGAACTTTAACCCGTCTTGCTACTATAACAACAATATGGTAATAAAGGCAAGCTTCTACATCATTTTGTCTATTGTGCCTCTGTATTAGCAGTGAGACAACAGTGCCATCACGAGGTCAAACAGGCAAAAGGAACACTGTCACTTGTATATAGCAAATTATAAAAAGCAAATATAGCTGAAGGAATATAGAGTGTTGTGAAAATTATTGGtaatttcttatttttcttatttttaataaCATGTGTCACACATGTTTCAGGTCATCGaaactaattttaatattagaaaagataaaaacagtAAATATAAAATGCTGTTTGCAATAATGATCTAATTTATTAAGGGGAGGATATCCAAACCAACCAACATGGCCCTatgtggaaaaagtaattgcccttTCTTGTTAAATAATGAATTAACTTTTGTTAACCACTTTTTTGGAGAGCTGAGTAAACTTTCACCAGTCACACCCAAGTATTACCAGGCcagttgaatttaaaaaaaagtcacttaAGTAGCACCTGTCTGACAAAAATAGGTTACAAGAAAGAAGAAGTCAGAACATTTATGAATTGCCTCACATGTCTCAATCATGGTCAGTGATGATAattcaagaaaaagaaagaaactggaAAACAATGGTGGAAGAATATTCTGTGAACTGACctttaaaaatttgaattttttttaatttcttttggtTTGTGTTCTGCTGTAgaactaacacagcatttcataaaaatacGTCATAGCAACAGTCAAGCAACGTGGTGGTGGTGCGATCATAGGTTTGCTGCTTAAGGATGGGAACAATTTGGCATAACTGATGGACTCATGAATTCTCCTCTCTACttgaaaatcctgaaggagaatgtccagcCATTAGCTTATGCCCTGAAGCTCAAGTGCACTTGGGTTATGCAGTAGGataatgatctgaaacacaccaGCAGGTAgagctgggccatattatactgttcacggtaataccagtataatgttgggcaatgataagaaaatgaaatatcgcgatagaatatgggtaaaacccgcatgcgcagtgcctttgttttcatacgcacatgccggaaaaagcatggcggtgacggagaatgagaagggcgaaagtggatcattgaatgaaacggatgaaccagaactggtttgtaaaaatgctgcaacttcagtggtgtggaactggtttagctttcgtccatcagatacacaacatagcactatttttggtagagcatgctagcgggccgtcgttattaccgcgtttttttaaaaatacggcacacttaaaatcaatcctttgatttttctgacaatcgacagtgccccttataatcccgtgcgccTTATttttgaattctggttgtgtttactgacctcgaaacgattttatgtggtacacggtagtgatgtgcggatcgatac
The Maylandia zebra isolate NMK-2024a linkage group LG7, Mzebra_GT3a, whole genome shotgun sequence DNA segment above includes these coding regions:
- the deaf1 gene encoding deformed epidermal autoregulatory factor 1 homolog isoform X2, coding for MKIQRTGSPPLSVLAESSPLWLPEFFENILKITRKQFRLRRFLSAPYRARVRSNPLCPTSFLGDFRLLSFEGGMDEADSATKALGLDEPPIGEPPVEGVGSDTESEAEVTTMAVMAEPGNIGLGAESLPNPDEAEAAFADVTAVTVGGVHATEDNVFTTTVATSGSLPEHVLSGRTTLQLGEGLSTQKATLIVVHTDGSIVEAAGLKSAATITSGPQTPPTPLTPPQDKDSCSKYNWDPSVYNNELPVRCRNTSGLLYKNRLGSGGKGRCIKHNQQWYTPTEFEGLAGRASSKDWKRSIRYAGRPLLCLIQERILNPHAASCTCAACCDDLIACPKEGDSLGEENISMTGPVRLFVPYKRRKKDTEPVIISAKKELPATKNITLTPGTTFTVSPSGQFTTSGTLTFDRTPTGDAAAAIISEGSAQSEVFASTAVLTALPALAVAHQPVQAKVAVAAAAASPSAGLVAGLDVGPIGGAEPIVSEGQKNTWIYLEEMANTLLNNVQQLKALIEQAKNSAGDPVGVRSNGGRKECGLTQPFQNQISFQQPDDSEAKRGTEITEIIINMCVNCGRVAMSECTGCHKVNYCSTFCQRKDWKDHQHTCTQSAGGMAVQQEEPITAIDMDKVK
- the deaf1 gene encoding deformed epidermal autoregulatory factor 1 homolog isoform X1, whose protein sequence is MKIQRTGSPPLSVLAESSPLWLPEFFENILKITRKQFRLRRFLSAPYRARVRSNPLCPTSFLGDFRLLSFEGGMDEADSATKALGLDEPPIGEPPVEGVGSDTESEAEVTTMAVMAEPGNIGLGAESLPNPDEAEAAFADVTAVTVGGVHATEDNVFTTTVATSGSLPEHVLSGRTTLQLGEGLSTQKATLIVVHTDGSIVEAAGLKSAATITSGPQTPPTPLTPPQDKDSCSKYNWDPSVYNNELPVRCRNTSGLLYKNRLGSGGKGRCIKHNQQWYTPTEFEGLAGRASSKDWKRSIRYAGRPLLCLIQERILNPHAASCTCAACCDDLIACPKEGDSLGEENISMTGPVRLFVPYKRRKKDTEPVIISAKKELPATKNITLTPGTTFTVSPSGQFTTSGTLTFDRTPTGDAAAAIISEGSAQSEVFASTAVLTALPALAVAHQPVQAKVAVAAAAASPSAGLVAGLDVGPIGGAEPIVSEGQKNTWIYLEEMANTLLNNVQQLKALIEQAKNSAGDPVGVRSNGGRKECGLTQPFQNQISFQQPDDSEAKRGTEITEIIINQMCVNCGRVAMSECTGCHKVNYCSTFCQRKDWKDHQHTCTQSAGGMAVQQEEPITAIDMDKVK